The following are from one region of the Siniperca chuatsi isolate FFG_IHB_CAS linkage group LG13, ASM2008510v1, whole genome shotgun sequence genome:
- the clcn2a gene encoding chloride channel protein 2a isoform X3 gives MVKDKAEDRTLQYQQTLMYGRYTQELGVYAKEEAARLRDGGVRDGGGLRRNTSVRSRAADLLEYEKDPCAKCHLCASRCQKFLISRVGEDWIFLILLGLLMALVSWVMDYAIAFCQEAQKWMYGGLDSNMLLQYIAWVTYPVVLITFSAGFTQILAPQAVGSGIPEMKTILRGVVLKEYLTFKTFVAKVIGLTCALGSGMPLGKEGPFVHVASLCAALLSKFMAALFGGIFMVRMEEPFEGSKNELRNTEMLSAACAVGVGCCFAAPIGGVLFSIEVTSTFFAVRNYWRGFFAATFSAFIFRVLAVWNQEEETITALFKTRFRLDFPFDLQELPAFAILGIACGFGGALFVYLNRLIVECMRKQKTINKFLLRNPSLPVRRLVYPALVTLLISTLTFPPGFGQFMAGQLTQHESLVALFDNRTWCRQGVAEEFDYISHHHAWKHPQVNVFITLILFIIMKFWMSAVATTMPVPCGAFMPVFLIGAAFGRLVGEIMATMFPDGIHADGSVYPIVPGGYAVVGAAALSGAVTHTVSTAVIVFELTGQISHILPVMIAVILANAVAQSLQPSLYDSIIRIKKLPYLPELGMGHHEKYNIRVEDIMVRDVRYITLNSSYRDLQEMLLTGQLKTLALVESRDSMILLGSIERLQLQSLLSLQLGRQRRLEYLRQLAQDNGTQDHLPSLTTDSTPSSPSAHTHINASTNTNARQAVRFLISTEESSSFSPVVSNVQLPLKSALKTVSAISNTETPNSSQTLSSPDQDNELLESPAGPAPPEKRKPKPKRVRISMADSTEVEDCMTPSDIVEWEEQQLDEPVDFKNCKIDPAPFQLVEQTSLHKTHTIFSLLGLDHAYVTSMGRLVGVVSLKELRKAIEGSVTVTGVKVRPPLASFRDCGNSTSVSEVTELHKLCIRHRGLSLPREPNPPDVEDQPDLPYKEIPVNFSDQSNLQFETSPGDVTNQSSELVLQESPSFTEDQSEFTFDCSPSHTEESELACDYDPPTHTPEPDETEQEQGSPSLNKDLSGPEGKGSPAHTEDQFK, from the exons ATGTATGGGCGGTACACCCAGGAGCTGGGTGTGTATGCCAAGGAGGAAGCGGCCCGCCTACGAGATGGAGGAGTGCGGGATGGCGGAGGACTGCGGAGGAACACCAGTGTTCGTAGTCGTGCTGCAGATCTGCTGGAGTATGAGAAAGACCCCTGTGCAAAGTGCCATT TGTGTGCGTCTCGCTGCCAGAAGTTCCTGATCTCGCGGGTGGGGGAGGACTGGATCTTCCTCATTCTGCTGGGGCTGCTCATGGCTCTGGTCAGCTGGGTCATGGACTACGCCATCGCCTTCTGCCAAGAAG cacagaAGTGGATGTATGGTGGACTGGACAGTAACATGCTTCTGCAGTACATCGCCTGGGTCACCTACCCTGTAGTGCTCATCACTTTCTCAGCAGGATTCACGCAGATACTGGCGCCTCAGGCTGTGG GTTCAGGTATTCCTGAGATGAAGACGATACTGAGGGGGGTGGTCCTGAAGGAGTACCTGACCTTTAAGACGTTTGTGGCCAAAGTCATTGGTTTGACTTGTGCTCTGGGCAGTGGGATGCCTCTGGGGAAGGAG GGACCCTTCGTTCATGTTGCCAGTCTGTGCGCCGCTCTTTTGAGCAAATTCATGGCTGCTCTTTTTGGTGGGATTTTCATGGTGAGAATG GAAGAGCCCTTTGAGGGAAGCAAG AATGAGCTGAGGAACACAGAGATGCTGTCGGCTGCCTGTGCAGTGGGTGTGGGCTGCTGCTTCGCTGCCCCTATTGGAG GTGTGCTGTTTAGTATTGAGGTCACTTCAACATTTTTTGCGGTGAGGAACTACTGGAGGGGCTTCTTTGCTGCCACTTTCAGCGCCTTCATATTCAGAGTGCTGGCTGTGTGGAACCAGGAGGAAG AGACCATCACTGCTCTCTTTAAGACTCGTTTCCGTCTGGACTTCCCGTTTGACCTTCAGGAGCTGCCAGCGTTCGCCATCCTCGG GATTGCCTGTGGTTTCGGTGGTGCTCTGTTTGTCTACCTGAACCGGCTGATTGTAGAGTGCATGAGGAAACAGAAGACTATTAACAAGTTCTTGCTGAGGAA TCCATCTCTTCCTGTCAGACGTCTGGTGTATCCCGCACTCGTCACCCTGCTGATCTCCACACTTACGTTCCCTCCAGGCTTCGGCCAGTTCATGGCTGGACAG CTGACGCAGCACGAGTCTCTGGTCGCGCTGTTCGACAACCGCACGTGGTGCCGTCAGGGCGTGGCGGAGGAGTTCGACTACATTAGCCACCACCACGCCTGGAAACACCCCCAGGTCAATGTCTTCATCACActcatcctcttcatcatcatgaaG TTCTGGATGTCCGCTGTGGCCACCACCATGCCTGTTCCATGCGGGGCCTTCATGCCAGTTTTTCTAATAG GTGCAGCATTTGGCAGACTTGTTGGAGAGATCATGGCAACCATGTTTCCTGATGGCATACATGCTGATGGCAGCGTGTATCCCATAGTTCCTGGCGGTTATGCCGTAGTCG GTGCAGCAGCACTGTCTGGAGCAGTCACCCACACTGTATCCACAGCAGTCATAGTGTTTGAGCTGACTGGTCAGATCTCACACATCCTGCCTGTGATGATCGCTGTGATCCTGGCCAACGCCGTGGCCCAGTCACTCCAACCATCGCTGTACGACTCCATCATCCGCATCAAGAAACTTCCTTATCTGCCTGAACTGGGCATGGGCCATCACGA GAAATATAATATCCGTGTGGAGGACATCATGGTCAGGGACGTGCGCTACATCACTCTTAACTCTTCCTATCGAGACCTGCAGGAGATGCTGCTGACTGGTCAGCTCAAAACACTGGCCCTGGTTGAATCCAGAG ACTCCATGATCCTGCTGGGCTCCATAGAGCGACTGCAGCTCCAgtctctgctctctcttcaGCTGGGCCGCCAGCGGAGGCTGGAGTACCTCCGCCAGCTAGCCCAGGACAACGGCACCCAAGACCACCTGCCCAGCCTGACCACGGACAGCACACCCAGCTCCCCCAGTGCCCACACCCACATCAACGCCTCGACCAACACCAACGCTCGCCAAGCGGTCCGCTTCCTG ATCTCCACAGAGGAGTCTTCCTCCTTCAGCCCAGTGGTTTCCAATGTTCAGCTTCCTCTTAAATCTGCCTTGAAAACTGTGTCTGCCATCAGCAACACAGAGACGCCAAATA GCTCTCAgaccctctcctctcctgacCAAGACAATGAGCTGCTGGAG AGTCCGGCTGGGCCGGCTCCTCCTGAAAAAAGAAAGCCCAAGCCTAAACGAGTGAGGATCTCCATGGCG GACTCTACTGAAGTGGAAGACTGCATGACCCCATCAGAC ATAGTGGAGTGGGAGGAGCAGCAGCTCGATGAGCCGGTGGATTTCAAGAACTGCAAGATTGATCCCGCCCCCTTCCAGCTGGTGGAGCAAACATCTCTGCATAAG acTCACACTATCTTCTCTCTGCTGGGTCTGGATCATGCCTATGTGACCAGCATGGGACGTCTGGTTGGAGTGGTCTCTCTCAAAGAG CTGCGTAAGGCCATAGAGGGCTCAGTGACAGTGACCGGAGTAAAAGTGCGCCCTCCATTGGCCAGTTTCCGTGACTGTGGGAACAGCACAAGTGTATCTGAGGTAACAGAACTACACAAGCTGTGCATCCGCCACAGGGGGCTCTCGTTGCCACGGGAACCCAACCCTCCTGACGTGGAGGACCAGCCAGATCTCCCGTACAAAGAGATCCCTGTTAACTTCTCGGACCAATCGAATTTGCAGTTTGAAACCAGCCCCGGCGATGTCACAAATCAGTCGTCAGAGTTGGTGCTCCAGGAAAGCCCCTCGTTCACCGAGGACCAATCAGAGTTCACTTTTGACTGCAGCCCCTCCCACACTGAGGAATCAGAGCTGGCCTGTGACTATGACCCCCCGACCCACACTCCTGAGCCGGACGAAACAGAGCAAGAGCAGGGGAGTCCATCTCTGAACAAGGACCTATCAGGACCTGAGGGAAAGGGTAGCCCCGCCCACACTGAGGATCAATTCAAATGA
- the clcn2a gene encoding chloride channel protein 2a isoform X6 yields MYGRYTQELGVYAKEEAARLRDGGVRDGGGLRRNTSVRSRAADLLEYEKDPCAKCHLCASRCQKFLISRVGEDWIFLILLGLLMALVSWVMDYAIAFCQEAQKWMYGGLDSNMLLQYIAWVTYPVVLITFSAGFTQILAPQAVGSGIPEMKTILRGVVLKEYLTFKTFVAKVIGLTCALGSGMPLGKEGPFVHVASLCAALLSKFMAALFGGIFMVRMEEPFEGSKNELRNTEMLSAACAVGVGCCFAAPIGGVLFSIEVTSTFFAVRNYWRGFFAATFSAFIFRVLAVWNQEEETITALFKTRFRLDFPFDLQELPAFAILGIACGFGGALFVYLNRLIVECMRKQKTINKFLLRNPSLPVRRLVYPALVTLLISTLTFPPGFGQFMAGQLTQHESLVALFDNRTWCRQGVAEEFDYISHHHAWKHPQVNVFITLILFIIMKFWMSAVATTMPVPCGAFMPVFLIGAAFGRLVGEIMATMFPDGIHADGSVYPIVPGGYAVVGAAALSGAVTHTVSTAVIVFELTGQISHILPVMIAVILANAVAQSLQPSLYDSIIRIKKLPYLPELGMGHHEKYNIRVEDIMVRDVRYITLNSSYRDLQEMLLTGQLKTLALVESRDSMILLGSIERLQLQSLLSLQLGRQRRLEYLRQLAQDNGTQDHLPSLTTDSTPSSPSAHTHINASTNTNARQAVRFLVSTQQISTEESSSFSPVVSNVQLPLKSALKTVSAISNTETPNSSQTLSSPDQDNELLESPAGPAPPEKRKPKPKRVRISMADSTEVEDCMTPSDIVEWEEQQLDEPVDFKNCKIDPAPFQLVEQTSLHKTHTIFSLLGLDHAYVTSMGRLVGVVSLKELRKAIEGSVTVTGVKVRPPLASFRDCGNSTSVSEVTELHKLCIRHRGLSLPREPNPPDVEDQPDLPYKEIPVNFSDQSNLQFETSPGDVTNQSSELVLQESPSFTEDQSEFTFDCSPSHTEESELACDYDPPTHTPEPDETEQEQGSPSLNKDLSGPEGKGSPAHTEDQFK; encoded by the exons ATGTATGGGCGGTACACCCAGGAGCTGGGTGTGTATGCCAAGGAGGAAGCGGCCCGCCTACGAGATGGAGGAGTGCGGGATGGCGGAGGACTGCGGAGGAACACCAGTGTTCGTAGTCGTGCTGCAGATCTGCTGGAGTATGAGAAAGACCCCTGTGCAAAGTGCCATT TGTGTGCGTCTCGCTGCCAGAAGTTCCTGATCTCGCGGGTGGGGGAGGACTGGATCTTCCTCATTCTGCTGGGGCTGCTCATGGCTCTGGTCAGCTGGGTCATGGACTACGCCATCGCCTTCTGCCAAGAAG cacagaAGTGGATGTATGGTGGACTGGACAGTAACATGCTTCTGCAGTACATCGCCTGGGTCACCTACCCTGTAGTGCTCATCACTTTCTCAGCAGGATTCACGCAGATACTGGCGCCTCAGGCTGTGG GTTCAGGTATTCCTGAGATGAAGACGATACTGAGGGGGGTGGTCCTGAAGGAGTACCTGACCTTTAAGACGTTTGTGGCCAAAGTCATTGGTTTGACTTGTGCTCTGGGCAGTGGGATGCCTCTGGGGAAGGAG GGACCCTTCGTTCATGTTGCCAGTCTGTGCGCCGCTCTTTTGAGCAAATTCATGGCTGCTCTTTTTGGTGGGATTTTCATGGTGAGAATG GAAGAGCCCTTTGAGGGAAGCAAG AATGAGCTGAGGAACACAGAGATGCTGTCGGCTGCCTGTGCAGTGGGTGTGGGCTGCTGCTTCGCTGCCCCTATTGGAG GTGTGCTGTTTAGTATTGAGGTCACTTCAACATTTTTTGCGGTGAGGAACTACTGGAGGGGCTTCTTTGCTGCCACTTTCAGCGCCTTCATATTCAGAGTGCTGGCTGTGTGGAACCAGGAGGAAG AGACCATCACTGCTCTCTTTAAGACTCGTTTCCGTCTGGACTTCCCGTTTGACCTTCAGGAGCTGCCAGCGTTCGCCATCCTCGG GATTGCCTGTGGTTTCGGTGGTGCTCTGTTTGTCTACCTGAACCGGCTGATTGTAGAGTGCATGAGGAAACAGAAGACTATTAACAAGTTCTTGCTGAGGAA TCCATCTCTTCCTGTCAGACGTCTGGTGTATCCCGCACTCGTCACCCTGCTGATCTCCACACTTACGTTCCCTCCAGGCTTCGGCCAGTTCATGGCTGGACAG CTGACGCAGCACGAGTCTCTGGTCGCGCTGTTCGACAACCGCACGTGGTGCCGTCAGGGCGTGGCGGAGGAGTTCGACTACATTAGCCACCACCACGCCTGGAAACACCCCCAGGTCAATGTCTTCATCACActcatcctcttcatcatcatgaaG TTCTGGATGTCCGCTGTGGCCACCACCATGCCTGTTCCATGCGGGGCCTTCATGCCAGTTTTTCTAATAG GTGCAGCATTTGGCAGACTTGTTGGAGAGATCATGGCAACCATGTTTCCTGATGGCATACATGCTGATGGCAGCGTGTATCCCATAGTTCCTGGCGGTTATGCCGTAGTCG GTGCAGCAGCACTGTCTGGAGCAGTCACCCACACTGTATCCACAGCAGTCATAGTGTTTGAGCTGACTGGTCAGATCTCACACATCCTGCCTGTGATGATCGCTGTGATCCTGGCCAACGCCGTGGCCCAGTCACTCCAACCATCGCTGTACGACTCCATCATCCGCATCAAGAAACTTCCTTATCTGCCTGAACTGGGCATGGGCCATCACGA GAAATATAATATCCGTGTGGAGGACATCATGGTCAGGGACGTGCGCTACATCACTCTTAACTCTTCCTATCGAGACCTGCAGGAGATGCTGCTGACTGGTCAGCTCAAAACACTGGCCCTGGTTGAATCCAGAG ACTCCATGATCCTGCTGGGCTCCATAGAGCGACTGCAGCTCCAgtctctgctctctcttcaGCTGGGCCGCCAGCGGAGGCTGGAGTACCTCCGCCAGCTAGCCCAGGACAACGGCACCCAAGACCACCTGCCCAGCCTGACCACGGACAGCACACCCAGCTCCCCCAGTGCCCACACCCACATCAACGCCTCGACCAACACCAACGCTCGCCAAGCGGTCCGCTTCCTGGTGAGCACCCAACAG ATCTCCACAGAGGAGTCTTCCTCCTTCAGCCCAGTGGTTTCCAATGTTCAGCTTCCTCTTAAATCTGCCTTGAAAACTGTGTCTGCCATCAGCAACACAGAGACGCCAAATA GCTCTCAgaccctctcctctcctgacCAAGACAATGAGCTGCTGGAG AGTCCGGCTGGGCCGGCTCCTCCTGAAAAAAGAAAGCCCAAGCCTAAACGAGTGAGGATCTCCATGGCG GACTCTACTGAAGTGGAAGACTGCATGACCCCATCAGAC ATAGTGGAGTGGGAGGAGCAGCAGCTCGATGAGCCGGTGGATTTCAAGAACTGCAAGATTGATCCCGCCCCCTTCCAGCTGGTGGAGCAAACATCTCTGCATAAG acTCACACTATCTTCTCTCTGCTGGGTCTGGATCATGCCTATGTGACCAGCATGGGACGTCTGGTTGGAGTGGTCTCTCTCAAAGAG CTGCGTAAGGCCATAGAGGGCTCAGTGACAGTGACCGGAGTAAAAGTGCGCCCTCCATTGGCCAGTTTCCGTGACTGTGGGAACAGCACAAGTGTATCTGAGGTAACAGAACTACACAAGCTGTGCATCCGCCACAGGGGGCTCTCGTTGCCACGGGAACCCAACCCTCCTGACGTGGAGGACCAGCCAGATCTCCCGTACAAAGAGATCCCTGTTAACTTCTCGGACCAATCGAATTTGCAGTTTGAAACCAGCCCCGGCGATGTCACAAATCAGTCGTCAGAGTTGGTGCTCCAGGAAAGCCCCTCGTTCACCGAGGACCAATCAGAGTTCACTTTTGACTGCAGCCCCTCCCACACTGAGGAATCAGAGCTGGCCTGTGACTATGACCCCCCGACCCACACTCCTGAGCCGGACGAAACAGAGCAAGAGCAGGGGAGTCCATCTCTGAACAAGGACCTATCAGGACCTGAGGGAAAGGGTAGCCCCGCCCACACTGAGGATCAATTCAAATGA
- the clcn2a gene encoding chloride channel protein 2a isoform X5 yields the protein MVKDKAEDRTLQYQQTLMYGRYTQELGVYAKEEAARLRDGGVRDGGGLRRNTSVRSRAADLLEYEKDPCAKCHLCASRCQKFLISRVGEDWIFLILLGLLMALVSWVMDYAIAFCQEAQKWMYGGLDSNMLLQYIAWVTYPVVLITFSAGFTQILAPQAVGSGIPEMKTILRGVVLKEYLTFKTFVAKVIGLTCALGSGMPLGKEGPFVHVASLCAALLSKFMAALFGGIFMEEPFEGSKNELRNTEMLSAACAVGVGCCFAAPIGGVLFSIEVTSTFFAVRNYWRGFFAATFSAFIFRVLAVWNQEEETITALFKTRFRLDFPFDLQELPAFAILGIACGFGGALFVYLNRLIVECMRKQKTINKFLLRKRLVYPALVTLLISTLTFPPGFGQFMAGQLTQHESLVALFDNRTWCRQGVAEEFDYISHHHAWKHPQVNVFITLILFIIMKFWMSAVATTMPVPCGAFMPVFLIGAAFGRLVGEIMATMFPDGIHADGSVYPIVPGGYAVVGAAALSGAVTHTVSTAVIVFELTGQISHILPVMIAVILANAVAQSLQPSLYDSIIRIKKLPYLPELGMGHHEKYNIRVEDIMVRDVRYITLNSSYRDLQEMLLTGQLKTLALVESRDSMILLGSIERLQLQSLLSLQLGRQRRLEYLRQLAQDNGTQDHLPSLTTDSTPSSPSAHTHINASTNTNARQAVRFLVSTQQISTEESSSFSPVVSNVQLPLKSALKTVSAISNTETPNSSQTLSSPDQDNELLESPAGPAPPEKRKPKPKRVRISMADSTEVEDCMTPSDIVEWEEQQLDEPVDFKNCKIDPAPFQLVEQTSLHKTHTIFSLLGLDHAYVTSMGRLVGVVSLKELRKAIEGSVTVTGVKVRPPLASFRDCGNSTSVSEVTELHKLCIRHRGLSLPREPNPPDVEDQPDLPYKEIPVNFSDQSNLQFETSPGDVTNQSSELVLQESPSFTEDQSEFTFDCSPSHTEESELACDYDPPTHTPEPDETEQEQGSPSLNKDLSGPEGKGSPAHTEDQFK from the exons ATGTATGGGCGGTACACCCAGGAGCTGGGTGTGTATGCCAAGGAGGAAGCGGCCCGCCTACGAGATGGAGGAGTGCGGGATGGCGGAGGACTGCGGAGGAACACCAGTGTTCGTAGTCGTGCTGCAGATCTGCTGGAGTATGAGAAAGACCCCTGTGCAAAGTGCCATT TGTGTGCGTCTCGCTGCCAGAAGTTCCTGATCTCGCGGGTGGGGGAGGACTGGATCTTCCTCATTCTGCTGGGGCTGCTCATGGCTCTGGTCAGCTGGGTCATGGACTACGCCATCGCCTTCTGCCAAGAAG cacagaAGTGGATGTATGGTGGACTGGACAGTAACATGCTTCTGCAGTACATCGCCTGGGTCACCTACCCTGTAGTGCTCATCACTTTCTCAGCAGGATTCACGCAGATACTGGCGCCTCAGGCTGTGG GTTCAGGTATTCCTGAGATGAAGACGATACTGAGGGGGGTGGTCCTGAAGGAGTACCTGACCTTTAAGACGTTTGTGGCCAAAGTCATTGGTTTGACTTGTGCTCTGGGCAGTGGGATGCCTCTGGGGAAGGAG GGACCCTTCGTTCATGTTGCCAGTCTGTGCGCCGCTCTTTTGAGCAAATTCATGGCTGCTCTTTTTGGTGGGATTTTCATG GAAGAGCCCTTTGAGGGAAGCAAG AATGAGCTGAGGAACACAGAGATGCTGTCGGCTGCCTGTGCAGTGGGTGTGGGCTGCTGCTTCGCTGCCCCTATTGGAG GTGTGCTGTTTAGTATTGAGGTCACTTCAACATTTTTTGCGGTGAGGAACTACTGGAGGGGCTTCTTTGCTGCCACTTTCAGCGCCTTCATATTCAGAGTGCTGGCTGTGTGGAACCAGGAGGAAG AGACCATCACTGCTCTCTTTAAGACTCGTTTCCGTCTGGACTTCCCGTTTGACCTTCAGGAGCTGCCAGCGTTCGCCATCCTCGG GATTGCCTGTGGTTTCGGTGGTGCTCTGTTTGTCTACCTGAACCGGCTGATTGTAGAGTGCATGAGGAAACAGAAGACTATTAACAAGTTCTTGCTGAGGAA ACGTCTGGTGTATCCCGCACTCGTCACCCTGCTGATCTCCACACTTACGTTCCCTCCAGGCTTCGGCCAGTTCATGGCTGGACAG CTGACGCAGCACGAGTCTCTGGTCGCGCTGTTCGACAACCGCACGTGGTGCCGTCAGGGCGTGGCGGAGGAGTTCGACTACATTAGCCACCACCACGCCTGGAAACACCCCCAGGTCAATGTCTTCATCACActcatcctcttcatcatcatgaaG TTCTGGATGTCCGCTGTGGCCACCACCATGCCTGTTCCATGCGGGGCCTTCATGCCAGTTTTTCTAATAG GTGCAGCATTTGGCAGACTTGTTGGAGAGATCATGGCAACCATGTTTCCTGATGGCATACATGCTGATGGCAGCGTGTATCCCATAGTTCCTGGCGGTTATGCCGTAGTCG GTGCAGCAGCACTGTCTGGAGCAGTCACCCACACTGTATCCACAGCAGTCATAGTGTTTGAGCTGACTGGTCAGATCTCACACATCCTGCCTGTGATGATCGCTGTGATCCTGGCCAACGCCGTGGCCCAGTCACTCCAACCATCGCTGTACGACTCCATCATCCGCATCAAGAAACTTCCTTATCTGCCTGAACTGGGCATGGGCCATCACGA GAAATATAATATCCGTGTGGAGGACATCATGGTCAGGGACGTGCGCTACATCACTCTTAACTCTTCCTATCGAGACCTGCAGGAGATGCTGCTGACTGGTCAGCTCAAAACACTGGCCCTGGTTGAATCCAGAG ACTCCATGATCCTGCTGGGCTCCATAGAGCGACTGCAGCTCCAgtctctgctctctcttcaGCTGGGCCGCCAGCGGAGGCTGGAGTACCTCCGCCAGCTAGCCCAGGACAACGGCACCCAAGACCACCTGCCCAGCCTGACCACGGACAGCACACCCAGCTCCCCCAGTGCCCACACCCACATCAACGCCTCGACCAACACCAACGCTCGCCAAGCGGTCCGCTTCCTGGTGAGCACCCAACAG ATCTCCACAGAGGAGTCTTCCTCCTTCAGCCCAGTGGTTTCCAATGTTCAGCTTCCTCTTAAATCTGCCTTGAAAACTGTGTCTGCCATCAGCAACACAGAGACGCCAAATA GCTCTCAgaccctctcctctcctgacCAAGACAATGAGCTGCTGGAG AGTCCGGCTGGGCCGGCTCCTCCTGAAAAAAGAAAGCCCAAGCCTAAACGAGTGAGGATCTCCATGGCG GACTCTACTGAAGTGGAAGACTGCATGACCCCATCAGAC ATAGTGGAGTGGGAGGAGCAGCAGCTCGATGAGCCGGTGGATTTCAAGAACTGCAAGATTGATCCCGCCCCCTTCCAGCTGGTGGAGCAAACATCTCTGCATAAG acTCACACTATCTTCTCTCTGCTGGGTCTGGATCATGCCTATGTGACCAGCATGGGACGTCTGGTTGGAGTGGTCTCTCTCAAAGAG CTGCGTAAGGCCATAGAGGGCTCAGTGACAGTGACCGGAGTAAAAGTGCGCCCTCCATTGGCCAGTTTCCGTGACTGTGGGAACAGCACAAGTGTATCTGAGGTAACAGAACTACACAAGCTGTGCATCCGCCACAGGGGGCTCTCGTTGCCACGGGAACCCAACCCTCCTGACGTGGAGGACCAGCCAGATCTCCCGTACAAAGAGATCCCTGTTAACTTCTCGGACCAATCGAATTTGCAGTTTGAAACCAGCCCCGGCGATGTCACAAATCAGTCGTCAGAGTTGGTGCTCCAGGAAAGCCCCTCGTTCACCGAGGACCAATCAGAGTTCACTTTTGACTGCAGCCCCTCCCACACTGAGGAATCAGAGCTGGCCTGTGACTATGACCCCCCGACCCACACTCCTGAGCCGGACGAAACAGAGCAAGAGCAGGGGAGTCCATCTCTGAACAAGGACCTATCAGGACCTGAGGGAAAGGGTAGCCCCGCCCACACTGAGGATCAATTCAAATGA